One Nevskiales bacterium DNA segment encodes these proteins:
- the hemF gene encoding oxygen-dependent coproporphyrinogen oxidase — protein MPDTLVDVPDLTAVAQYLRALQDRICAALEAHEPRQRFRADGWQRPGGGGGESRVLTDGAVFERAGVNFSQVQGDRLPPAASAQRPELAGAGFRAAGLSLVLHPRNPYAPTTHMNLRCFLAERTGAAPVWWFGGGFDLTPYYGFEEDARHWHATARAACASYAPDAYRRFKRWCDEYFYLPHRNEPRGIGGLFFDDVSEGGFARCFAFVRSVGDHFLDAYLPILERRKDMLYGEREREFQLYRRGRYVEFNLLHDRGTLFGLQSGGRTESILVSLPPLAAWRYDWQPDPGTAEAALYERFLKPRDWLA, from the coding sequence ATGCCCGACACGCTGGTTGACGTTCCCGATCTCACCGCCGTCGCGCAGTATCTGCGCGCGCTGCAGGACCGCATCTGCGCCGCACTGGAGGCACACGAGCCACGCCAGCGCTTCCGTGCCGATGGCTGGCAACGGCCCGGGGGAGGCGGCGGCGAGAGCCGCGTGCTAACCGATGGCGCCGTGTTCGAGCGCGCCGGCGTGAATTTCTCGCAGGTGCAGGGCGACCGCCTGCCGCCCGCCGCCAGCGCGCAGCGGCCGGAGCTGGCCGGCGCAGGCTTTCGCGCCGCCGGCCTGTCGCTGGTGCTGCATCCGCGCAACCCCTACGCGCCGACCACGCACATGAACCTGCGCTGCTTCCTGGCCGAGCGCACGGGCGCGGCACCGGTGTGGTGGTTCGGCGGCGGTTTCGATCTCACGCCGTACTACGGCTTCGAGGAGGACGCGCGCCACTGGCACGCCACCGCACGCGCCGCCTGCGCGTCTTACGCGCCAGACGCCTACCGGCGCTTCAAGCGCTGGTGCGACGAATATTTCTACCTGCCGCACCGCAATGAACCGCGCGGCATCGGCGGGCTGTTCTTCGACGACGTCAGCGAGGGCGGCTTCGCACGCTGCTTCGCCTTCGTGCGCAGCGTCGGCGATCACTTCCTCGACGCCTACCTGCCGATCCTCGAGCGCCGCAAGGACATGCTCTACGGCGAGCGCGAGCGTGAGTTCCAGCTGTACCGCCGCGGGCGCTACGTCGAGTTCAACCTGCTGCACGACCGCGGCACGCTGTTCGGGCTGCAGTCGGGCGGCCGTACCGAATCGATCCTGGTGTCGCTGCCGCCGCTGGCCGCCTGGCGCTACGACTGGCAGCCGGACCCGGGCACGGCCGAGGCGGCGCTGTACGAACGCTTCCTCAAGCCGCGCGACTGGCTGGCGTAA